Part of the Scrofimicrobium sp. R131 genome is shown below.
GACCATCTATCTGGGGATGACCGACTATCGCCTCACCGGCGTGCAGGCGGCTGACCCCCAGTTTGTCGGGCTGGACAACTTCCGATTTGCCCTCAGCGATCCGGCCTTCTGGAACTCGCTGAAACTCACGTTCATCTTCGTGCTGCTGTCCGGGGTGATCGGCCAGTCATTCCTTGGCTTCGGACTGGCCTGGGCGATTCAAGGCCTGCGCGGATTCTGGAAAGGCCTGGTTGAGGGGCTGGCCCTGGCTGCCTGGGTGATTCCCTCCTCGGTGGTCGCATTCTTGTGGATTGCCCTCCTGGATCGGCGGGGTGGAACCCTGAACCTGATTCTGAATACGCCCGGTCACGCCTGGTTGATCAACAATCCCATGACGGTGATCGTCATCTTCAACATCTGGATTGGCACCGCCTTCTCGATGCAGCTGTTCTCCTCGGCTTTGGCGGCGGTCCCGCCTTCACAACTTGAGAGCGCTCGCATGGCGGGGGCATCCGGTTGGCAGCAGCTCAGAGACGTAATCCTGCCCAACATCAAGGGCCACATTCTGACCAACACCCTGCTCATTACCCTGTGGACGTTCAATACGTTCACTCCGTATCTGCTGACAGCCGGTGGGCCCAACGGTGCAACCTCAATCCTGTCGGTCTACATCTATCGGACCGCAATTCCGGGCGGGCAACTGGGGCTGGGGGCGGCGATCTCACTGATCATGCTGCTGATCAACCTGGTGATTGCCCTGGCCTACCTGCGGATTGCCCGGGGAAGGAAGGGCAAATGACTAAGACTTCCCGCCGCCCCAATGCGGCCAAACGTTTCCTGCACCGGATCACCTTTGTGGTGCTCCTATCCCTGGTGTCGCTGTTTTTCGCTCTGCCGATGCTCTGGCTGGTGACCGCGCCCTTTGACGCGCAGCCGACGATGGCCGTGTCGATTCCGGACTGGACCCTCAGCAACTTTGGGCGGGTCTTCGACAACCCCTACGCGGTCCGCGCTATCGGTAACTCCCTGATCATCGGCTTGGGCACCATGGCCCTGGTGGTGGTCTTGGGCGCAACCGCCTCCTACGCGCTGTCCCGTGTCAACATTCCGGGTCGAGATGCACTGCTCTACGCGCTGCTTCTGCTCAGCTCCATCGTCACCGGCACCGCCGCCATGGTTCCGACCTTCCAACTGATCAACATGCTGGGCCTGATCAACACCCAGGTGGCGGTGATCCTGGTGATCACCGGCGGACTGCTGCCCACGGTGATCTTCATTTTGAAGGACTTCATGGACACGTTGCCCAAGTCCTACGAGGAGTCGGCCCGCCTGTACGGTGCCAAGCCGTGGCAGGTCCTCACCCACGTGGTGGTTCCTGTGGCCCGGCCCGGGATTGCGTTCATCGCGATCTGGTCGATTGTGCAGGTGTGGGGGAACTTCCTGGTGCCCTTCATCATGCTGCGCAGTCCGGAACTGCAACCCGCAGCCGTGGTCATGTATACCTTCTACACCGAGTCGGGCCAGGCGGATCTGCGACTGATCTCCGCATTCTCACTCATCTACTCACTGCCGGTGATTCTCATTTACTTCTTGGTGAACCGTAAGTTCGGGTTCCGCTTCCACGGAGGGATCAAATCCTAATGTCCTCAATCAAAATGACAGACCTGGTCAAGGAATACCCGGGCGGTGTTCGCGGTGTCGATCAACTGGATCTGGAGATCCAGGACGGTGAGTTTTTCGCCCTCCTCGGTCCTTCCGGCTGTGGCAAGACCACCCTGCTACGTTCAATTGCCGGGCTCGAGGCCATCACTGAAGGCACCCTTTGGATTGACTCCGATGAGGTCACCCACGCCGAACCCGGCGACCGGGGAGTGGCCATGGTGTTCCAGGATTACGCCCTGTTCCCGCACATGAACGTCGCGGACAATATTGCCTATCCGCTGCGAATCAGGAAGGTCGCCAAGCACGAGCGCCATGCCAAGGCCGCTCAGGTGGCCGACAGCCTGTCCCTCGAAGGACTGCTGGAACGCAGGCCCGGGCAGCTCTCCGGTGGACAGCAGCAGCGGGTGGCCCTGGCCCGAGCCGTTGGGACCGAGCCGACAGTGCTCCTCCTGGACGAACCGCTCTCAAACCTTGATGCCCGCCTGCGGCTCGAAGCCCGCACCTTCCTGAAGGAGTTGCAGCGAGACCTGGGGATCACCACCGTCTTCGTCACCCACGACCAGGCGGAAGCGTTGGCTTTGGCCGACCGGATTGCGGTCATGAAAAAAGGCAAACTGCAGCAGGTCGGTACTCCGAAGGAAGTGTTCCAGCGCCCCGCCAATACTTTTGTGGCTGGGTTTATCGGATCGCACCCGATGAACCTGCTTCCGGCTCAGGTGGCCGATGGGCACCTGACCGTGTCCGGCATTCAGGTTGGAGTGCGGGTCGACCCGGCTCAAGCCCACGACGGTGAGTCGGTCATCTGGGGCATTCGGCCCGAGTACTTGCACTGGCACGCGGAAGTCGGCCCCAACCGGTTCGAGGTTCGCGCCCGCACGGTGGAAAGCCTGGGGGCCAGCTCCCTGGTGACGGTGGAACTTGGTGACCAGGTGCTGCAACTGATCGTCGACGAAGACGACTGCCCCGAACCGGGCGTGGTTGGCTACGTCTCGGTCCGGGACGGAAGATCGCTGATGTTCGATCTGGAAACCACCGAGAGGATCTAGCGATGCTGGTGACCACGGTACAGGCCGACCTGCGTCTGCAAGCGCAGGATCGATACCACCGAGTGCCCTTCACGGTTCCTCCGGGGGCACCCTCGGTTGGGGTAAGGATTAGCGTCACCGACGGGGTGGTTGACCTGGGGTGCGAGGGGGCCGACGGCTGGCGCGGTTGGTCGGGTGGGGCTCGAACAGAGTTCACCATCACGGCGGAGGCGGCCACCCCCGGCTACGTCCCGGGACCTCTGGAAGCAGGGGAGTGGGCAGTCATTCTGGGCCTGCATAACCTGCCCTCGGGTGCGGCGCAGATTCGGGTGGAAGTTAGCGTTCCCTCGGAGGTTGACCTGCCCGAACCCACGCCGGCACCGGCGGTGCCAACCCGCTCGCCGCGCCCGGAACTGCCCGCGCCCCCCGGCCTGACCTGGTTTGCCGGTGATTTCCACAATCACACGCTACATTCGGATGGAAAACTTACTATCGAGGAACTGGCGGCCCTCGGAGTGGAAAGCGGCCTCGACTTTTTAGCGGTCACAGACCACAACACGGTCAGCCACCATCCGTTCCTTCCGCAGATCGGTCGGGACTATGGCATCACCCTGGTGCCGGGCCAAGAGGTGACCACTCATCGCGGTCACGCCAACGCTTTTGGCGACATTGGGTGGATCGACTTTCGGGAGCATCCGGATCGATGGGTGGACGAGGTGGAAGCGCGCGGCGGGATCCTGTCGCTAAACCACCCGATCGATGCCGACTGCGCCTGGATGGTGCCGCTAACACGAACCCCGAAGGCAGTAGAGCTGTGGCATTCAACCTGGTACCGAGACCTGTGTGGGACCGGGATCTTCGCCTGGCTGGCCGGACGCGACCGGAGAGTCACCCTCCTGGGGGGCACCGATTTCCACAACCTTGGTCAACCGCCCAGGCCCGGCACCCCAACCACGTGGGTGGCCGCCACCGAAAACACTCTCGAAGCCATTCTGGAGGCGGTGCGGGCCGGTCGAACCGCGATCACCGGTTCGGTCACTCTAGCCGACGGGGTGATCACGCCGCGGCTGACCGACTGTCCGATCCTGCTGCGCCAGGATGATTCCACCCTGCTGGCGCTGCGAGCCCAAGGGCTAGTGTTTGTCGACTTCCTTGGCAACCGAACTGTGGTTGATGAAGAGGAGCAAGCTTTTGCGGCCCCGCTGGATCGCGGCCCCTACTCTTTGCTGTTGCCGGACCGAAAGATTGTCGCCCTGAGCGCGTAACTGAAAGATAACCATGACCTCTGTTCCTGATGAAATTGTCGTTGTGCCCCACACTCACTGGGACCGCGAATGGTATGAGCCCCACGACGTGTTTCGCCTGCGTTTGGTGCACATGATCGATGGGCTGCTGGACTTGCTTGAGCGCGAACCCAGCTATCGCTTTACTCTCGACGGGCAGGCGGCCGCCATCAACGACTATTTGGAGATGCGCCCCGAAAACACTGCCCGGGTGCGGCGACTGGTGACCGACGGACAGTTGGCCATCGGTCCGTTCCTGATCCTGCTCGATGAGTTCTGCTGCGATGGGGAAACCATCATCCGAAACCTGGAGTTGGGGTTGAGCTCGTCCAGGAAGTTGGGCCCGGAAATGCGGCTAGGCTACCTGCCCGACATGTTTGGTCACGCGGCCCAGACGCCGCAGATCCTGGCCGGGTTTGGCCTGGAAGACACGGCGCTGTGGCGGGGGGCGCCCGACGCAGTTCGGTTCCACGCCTTCACCTGGAAAGCCCTCAACGGGCAGGGGGTGCGCTGCGAGTACCTGTATGACGGGTACGGTAACGGGCTAGATTTGTTTGCGCTCCCAGGGCAACTTCCCGAGCTGGCATCGGAGTACGCCCGTCGAAATGCCTCCTGGTACGACGGGGACCCCGTGTTAGCGATGCTGGGTTCGGACCATACGGCGCCACTGGCCGATTTGGTGGAACGGATCGAAGCTGCGGCCAAGGATCCGCGGGCACCCAGGTTCAAGATCGCCACGGTGGCGGAGTACGTGGAGAGTGTGAGCGCTCGCAATCTCCCCGAGGTTACCGGTGAGCTTCGTTCACACGCCCGGGGAAACCTACTGCCCGGGGTCTTCTCGATCCGGACCAACCTCAAGCAGTCGATGGCTGACGCTGAGCGCGCGGTCAACGTGGCAGAACGGCTGGACGCCCTGTTCCCAGGCGCCGACCACCAGCGGTTCTTTGAAACCGCCTGGTACCGGATTGTCGAATCGACGGCCCACGATTCCGTCACAGGCTGCGGCGTCGACTCCACGGCCGAGCAGGTGGAAACTCGGCTGCACACTGCTTCGCACCTGGCCCGGGGGGTGACCGAAGCGGTGTTGAAGCGGGCCGCCTCCGGTGTCAGTGCGGACGACTACCTGGTGGTCAACCCGTCGTCCTTTGCACGGATGTCCCAGGTGGAACTGGTAGTGGGCCGGGAGATTCCGCCCGGCGCCCAACAGTTGGCCGAGTTGCCAACCGTGTTGGGAGACGAGGTGATGGCCCGCGCCGACCTGGTCAAACTCCTACGTCGAATCCACGGTCGTGAACTATTTGGCCAGCAGATCAACGGCTACACCTGGGGTGAGCATGAGCTCCGCTTTGATGTGGGTGAAGTAGCGGTCGGCCCGTTCGACCTGGCTCAGTTCACCCGTGAGTTGGAGTCTGCCCCCGAAGGGGACTGGCACGTGTTGACCGTGGCCGAGCCGCGCCACCGCATTCTGGTTCAGGTTCCCACTGGCGGACTAGGGGTCAATCTGGCCAGCACCACTGCCGGGGGAGGCAGCGTCCGGGCCAGCGCTACGGGATTGTCTAACGCCCAGGTTCAGGTCACAATCAATGAGGATGGCACCGTTGATGTGCGGTCAGAAGGCTACCTCGTGGAGCGGGCCCTCCGTCTGACCGATGAGGGTGATCGCGGCGATTCCTACAACTTTGGGCCTTTGGCAGGCGACCATCCAGTCGACCGGCCGACGTCGGTCAATGTGAGCGTGCTCGAAGCCGGCCCACTGCGTGGACGGGTGCGGATCGACCGGACCTATCAGATTCCGGTTGGGGTGGATTCGGCTGACCGAGATCGGCGCCTACCAGAACTAGTGGAGCAACTGGTTTCCACGGTGGTTGAGTTGCGGGACACCGAGGACTTTGTCCGGGTGGAAATCTCTCTCACCAACCGAGCTCGGGATCATCGACTCCGGGTTCTGGTGCCCACCGGGGTGAGCGCTCTCACCTCCTCTGCCAGTGCCGGCCAGTACGGCGTGACCACTCGCGGCCGGACCGGTGAGGGCGGCTGGGGGGAGTTCCCACTTCCAACATTCCCCGCAACCGTTTTCGCCCACGCCGGCCAAACCACCGTTCTGCTGGACAAGCTGACCGAGTACGAAGTGACCGATCCGGGGGACGACCTGGCCCTCACCCTCGTTCGCTCGGTCGGAATGATGAGTGTGAACGTTCACCCGCTAAGGGATGAGCCTGCTGGTTCTGAGATCCCGGTTCCGGGTGCGCAGTATCTAGACACCACAGTTGTCACCAGGTTCGCAATCCTGCCTTCGCCCCACGGTTGGGAGGAAGCGGAGGCAGCCCGCCACGCGGATCTATTCCGCCTCCGCCCGCTGGCCATCCGTGGGCAGGCCCCGGTCGGAACCAGCTCCGAGGTGCCGGAGCCGGCCGTGACCGTGGCTACTTCCGGCCGGGTCCCGCTCACCTCGCTTCGGCGAGTTGACGCCGGGTGGGAAGCTCGCTTCGTGAATTACGACTACCAGGACCAAGAGCTACGCCTAGATACTGACCGCGAGTGGGAGCCGGTGAACCTCGCGGGTGAGCGCCTCCCAGGTGCGGTGGCGCAACCGATTCCCGCCTCCACCATCGCGACGTTCAGGACTGGGCGATAGTCGGTGAGATAGCGGGTTGACGGGCCGAGGCAGGCCTAAATCGGATCTGCCCCGGCCCGTCTTTTTGTCGCATTTCGTCGACGGTAGAAACTTACGGTTAACCGATCCACCGGGCCGCGGTATGCACCTTAGTTGATTTGCAAACCAGATGGACTTTTTCGCCTAGAACGGGCCTTAAGTCCAGCGTATACTCCCCGTAGGCGCTGACCACTTCACTTTGCAGGTGGAACTTATCATCGCTCTCCAGCACCATTTTTGAGGAGGTTGTGATGGATTTAGACGTCTCAGATGTGCGCCAACAGGCCGCGACCGGATTAATCCCACCTGAAGGTGAGATTATGGCAGCCCTGCGGGGAGCCTACGAGCGCGCCCTGGAACACCACGAGGGGCAGGTCGCCGACTATATCCCCGCTTTGGCCCGCGCCGACCACGAAGCGTTTGACCTGGTTGTGGTCGATGTGGAGGGCAACTCCTACCAGCAGCAGGGAAGTGGAGCCAGTTTCACGATTCAATCTATCTCGAAGGCATTTGTCTACGCGTTGGTGTGTGAACGCCTCGGTCACGAGCGGGCTCTTGAGCTGGTCGGGGTCAACAATACGGGCCTCCCATTTAACTCGGTGATAGCGCTGGAGCTGAATCACGGGCATCCGATGAACCCAATGGTCAACGCGGGGGCGCTGTCGACCACCTCCCTGGTTCCCGGTGACAACCCCACCTCCCAGTGGGAGTTCATCCTGGCCGGCCTGAGCGGTTTTGCCGGCCACCAACTGACCGTGGACGAGGAAGTCTTCCAGTCAGAGATGGCCACCAATCAGCGGAACATGGCCATTGCCCGCCTCCTGCAAAGCTATGACCGCCTCGATGGGGATCCCGACCAGGTGGTGGAGGTCTACACCCGGCAGTGTTCGGTCCAGGTCACCGCCGCTGATCTGGCAGTCATGGGGGCCACCCTTGCCGATGGTGGGGTCAACCCGATCACGAAACAGCGGGTGGTCTCCGCCGAAGTGGCCCGCGATACCTTGGCGGTGATGGCCGCCTCGGGCCTGTATGAGAACTCGGGACTGTGGCTGTTCGACATTGGTCTTCCCGGCAAGTCCGGGGTCGCGGGCGGCCTGGTCACCGTGGCCCCCGGAAAAGGTGGGATCGGTTGTTACGGTCCGGCACTGGACTCAGCTGGCAACAGCGTTCGCGGCCAGATTGCCACCGCCTACCTGTCCCGCTCCCTCGGCCTGAACATTTTTGCTTCCAACCCCCGACCGGAAGGTGCCTGATTATGAGCACAACGTCCCCAACACAGGCAGTCGAACGCGCCTCCTGGGTGCCGATGATCGGCCTGTTCTTCGCCCAGGTGCTGATGTCATTCAATGTCGCCGCGCTTCCCGTATCCCTGGGCGGCATGGTGAACGACTTTGGCGTGCCCCCAACCGACGTGTCCACCGCCATCGTCATGTACGGGCTAGTGGTGGCGGCGCTGGTGATGGTTGGCGCCAAGATTGGGCAACGGGTCGGCTGGGTGCTGGTGTTCCGCATCGTCGTGGCCATCTTTGCCGGCTCGGCCTTGATGATGATTCTGGCTCCGACCGTCACCTGGGTGATCTTGGCTCAGGCGCTGGCGGGTGCTTCGGCCGCCATCATCGTCCCCTCGCTGGTGGCCCTGATTGCGGAAAATTACCGCGGTGACCAGCAGGCAACGGCCATTGGTTCGCTCGGTTCGGCCCGGGCTTTCTCGGGTGTGAGCGCATTCCTGATCGGCGGCACCCTGGCCACTGTCGTCGGTTGGCGTCCCGTCTTCATGATTGTGCTGGGACTCGCGGTGGTGGTGTTCCTGTTCAGCTTCCGGCTCCGGTCGGACCACGGGGACCGCTCTGTCGTCATCGATGTGGTCGGTGCGTTCCTGATTGGTCTGGGAATCATGGCGCTAACATTGGGGGTCAACAACCTCAACGGTTGGGGCCTGCTGCGCGCTCGCCCGTCCGCTCCCTTCGAAATTGGGGGACTCTCACCCGCACCAATCCTGATCGTGTTGGGCGTGATCCTGGTCCAGGCCTTCTTCCTGTGGACGAGGCGGCGCACCGCTCGCGGGCAGGTTCCCCTGGTCAGTTTGCAGGTGTTCCGTTCCTCGCGTGAGCGGGCTGCCGTCTACGCCATGTTCATCGTGGTGGCGCTGGAAGCGGCGCTCAACTTCACCGTCCCGCTTTACATTCAGATTGTTCAGGGCCGGACGCCCTTTGACACCTCGTTGGCCATGCTTCCCTTCAACCTGACGGTGTTCTTCACCGCGATTCTGGTGGTGCGCACCTACCGGCGCTTCACCCCGCGCCAGATCGGGATGTTCTCGTTCACACTGACCACGGTGGCGCTGATCTGGCTCTCCTTCGTGGTGACGAACAACTGGGAGACTCTGCCGACCATCCTGGGCCTGTTCGTGTTCGGAGTTGGGCAGGGGGCGCTGGTCACGCTGGTGTTCAACGTGCTGGTGACCTCCGCTCCCAAGGAACTGGCGGGCGATGTTGGTTCGGTTCGCGGCACGACCCAGAACCTGGCCTCCGCGGTTGGCACCGCCATTGCCGGCGCCCTGCTGGTTGGAATCCTCTCGGTCAACATCACCACTTCGCTGGCCACCTCGGTTGACCTGCCGGAGGACCTGGTCACCCAGGTGGATCTGGACAACACCAACTTCGTGTCCAACGATCGCCTGGCCGAAGTGTTGGCCGAAACGGATGCGACCGAGGCTCAGGTGGAGGCTGCCATCGAACTGAACGAGGGGGCCCGCCTGTCAGCACTGCGCAGTGGGCTGCTGATCTTGGCAGCCGTGAGCGCGTTGGCTATCATTCCGGCCAGCCGACTGCCCAAGTACAAGCCGCACGAGCTGCCTGAGCCTGAAAACGTCGAGTAGGGGAGAGTGCTCGCAAGGGCCAGTGCCGACACATTGTGATCCGGCACTGGCCCGCACTCTTTGCCTCGGAGGAGGCACTTCCGGGCGTGGCGGTGGGAGCGATAGTGGTTGAATGCCCACTGGTGAATGTCTCTGGCCGGTCGAGGATTATCGGTCACCTGAGCCTTGAGCTGATTTAGTCGTTCGGGCAGGTCCAAGGCCGATCGCGGCTGAAAAGGAGGACAGGAGATTCGGGCAAATATGGAGAACTTTTGGATTAGTACTTGACAGGCTCTGTGACCTCCCCTACGTTTAGACACCAAGACAGACATGTGACTGTTCGGCAGGCAGGATCTGGTGGCGTGTAGTGCAAAAGCATTGCGCGACAGCAGATCCTTTTTTGTTGCCCATTTCCAATGGAGGAACCATGCGACTTTTTGCCAGGAAACGCAGGGAAGAGCAGGAGAACATCCACTTGGTCTCGCCCGTGACCGGCACGGCAATTGAGATGAGCGAGGTGCCTGATCCGGTGTTTTCCCAATCAATTCTGGGTCCAGGTTTTGCTGTGTTGCCAAAAGATGATGAAGTGGTGGCCCCAGCAGGTGGGACCATCACGAGCGTGGCGGATACCAGCCACGCTGTCTACCTGACCGATCCTCAGGGGAGCCAAATTCTGGTCCACCTTGGACTGGAGACAGTCAAGCTCAACGGCAAACACTTTCAGCTGCTGGTGAGCGAGGGGCAAGAAGTCCAGCCGGGAGACCCAATTGCTCGGTGTGACTTTGCTGCCATCCGAGCGGCCGGATATCAGACCCCGGTCCTGGTGTGCCTGATCAACGGGGCTGAGACCGTCAGCGATTTCGACTTGGCAACGCTGGGTGAGGTTGTGGCCGGGCAGGCAGTTGCATCGGCGAGGCGAACGGACCGCTAGCATGGCTGATCCCGCAAGCAGGCATGTGAGAGTGGTGAAGTCTCTGAACTCCAGCGTGGTCCTGGTGACTGACGGCACTGGTCATGAGTGGCTTCTATTGGGTAAAGGGATTGGCTATGGCCGCCGGGCCGGAGACCAACTGGACCCGAGGGACGCGGATCGAGTGTTTGTTCCGCTCTCGTATTCGGGCAGTCCCGACTACCTGCAGACTCTGAGTTTTCTGACACCTGAGCGTCTCCAAGTTACCGAAGAGATTGTTCAGGAGGCCGAGCGCCGCCTCGAGTGCACGTTGGACAGGTACATCTATGTTGCCCTCACAGATCACCTGGCGTTCGTGCTTGAGAGAGCCAAGTCGGGCAGTCCGGTCACTCCGGCTCTTGGGTGGGAAGTGCAGGATCTCTACCCGGAGGAATATGCCGTCTCGGTGGACGCGTTGTCGACTATTGCGCGCCATACCGGGATCCAGTTGCCCCAAGAGGAGGCCGTTAGCATCACCCTCCATCTGGTGAATGCCTCCCAGCTGAGGCCGGACATGCCGGCCCTGGCTCGGCTATCGAACTTCCTGGACTGGTTCACCTCGTACCTGGATCAGCTGAACCCCGAAGCGGAGCCGAAGGCTCGAGCCCGCCTGGTGCGACATGCTCGGCTCTTGTTCCAGCGGCTG
Proteins encoded:
- a CDS encoding sugar ABC transporter permease, with the protein product MTNTTTTAPGSVKAARRRRRADDVAGLGKGKAAIFVAPALILIGMFLIFPAIWTIYLGMTDYRLTGVQAADPQFVGLDNFRFALSDPAFWNSLKLTFIFVLLSGVIGQSFLGFGLAWAIQGLRGFWKGLVEGLALAAWVIPSSVVAFLWIALLDRRGGTLNLILNTPGHAWLINNPMTVIVIFNIWIGTAFSMQLFSSALAAVPPSQLESARMAGASGWQQLRDVILPNIKGHILTNTLLITLWTFNTFTPYLLTAGGPNGATSILSVYIYRTAIPGGQLGLGAAISLIMLLINLVIALAYLRIARGRKGK
- a CDS encoding carbohydrate ABC transporter permease, with protein sequence MTKTSRRPNAAKRFLHRITFVVLLSLVSLFFALPMLWLVTAPFDAQPTMAVSIPDWTLSNFGRVFDNPYAVRAIGNSLIIGLGTMALVVVLGATASYALSRVNIPGRDALLYALLLLSSIVTGTAAMVPTFQLINMLGLINTQVAVILVITGGLLPTVIFILKDFMDTLPKSYEESARLYGAKPWQVLTHVVVPVARPGIAFIAIWSIVQVWGNFLVPFIMLRSPELQPAAVVMYTFYTESGQADLRLISAFSLIYSLPVILIYFLVNRKFGFRFHGGIKS
- a CDS encoding ABC transporter ATP-binding protein — protein: MSSIKMTDLVKEYPGGVRGVDQLDLEIQDGEFFALLGPSGCGKTTLLRSIAGLEAITEGTLWIDSDEVTHAEPGDRGVAMVFQDYALFPHMNVADNIAYPLRIRKVAKHERHAKAAQVADSLSLEGLLERRPGQLSGGQQQRVALARAVGTEPTVLLLDEPLSNLDARLRLEARTFLKELQRDLGITTVFVTHDQAEALALADRIAVMKKGKLQQVGTPKEVFQRPANTFVAGFIGSHPMNLLPAQVADGHLTVSGIQVGVRVDPAQAHDGESVIWGIRPEYLHWHAEVGPNRFEVRARTVESLGASSLVTVELGDQVLQLIVDEDDCPEPGVVGYVSVRDGRSLMFDLETTERI
- a CDS encoding CehA/McbA family metallohydrolase, which produces MLVTTVQADLRLQAQDRYHRVPFTVPPGAPSVGVRISVTDGVVDLGCEGADGWRGWSGGARTEFTITAEAATPGYVPGPLEAGEWAVILGLHNLPSGAAQIRVEVSVPSEVDLPEPTPAPAVPTRSPRPELPAPPGLTWFAGDFHNHTLHSDGKLTIEELAALGVESGLDFLAVTDHNTVSHHPFLPQIGRDYGITLVPGQEVTTHRGHANAFGDIGWIDFREHPDRWVDEVEARGGILSLNHPIDADCAWMVPLTRTPKAVELWHSTWYRDLCGTGIFAWLAGRDRRVTLLGGTDFHNLGQPPRPGTPTTWVAATENTLEAILEAVRAGRTAITGSVTLADGVITPRLTDCPILLRQDDSTLLALRAQGLVFVDFLGNRTVVDEEEQAFAAPLDRGPYSLLLPDRKIVALSA
- a CDS encoding glycoside hydrolase family 38 C-terminal domain-containing protein codes for the protein MTSVPDEIVVVPHTHWDREWYEPHDVFRLRLVHMIDGLLDLLEREPSYRFTLDGQAAAINDYLEMRPENTARVRRLVTDGQLAIGPFLILLDEFCCDGETIIRNLELGLSSSRKLGPEMRLGYLPDMFGHAAQTPQILAGFGLEDTALWRGAPDAVRFHAFTWKALNGQGVRCEYLYDGYGNGLDLFALPGQLPELASEYARRNASWYDGDPVLAMLGSDHTAPLADLVERIEAAAKDPRAPRFKIATVAEYVESVSARNLPEVTGELRSHARGNLLPGVFSIRTNLKQSMADAERAVNVAERLDALFPGADHQRFFETAWYRIVESTAHDSVTGCGVDSTAEQVETRLHTASHLARGVTEAVLKRAASGVSADDYLVVNPSSFARMSQVELVVGREIPPGAQQLAELPTVLGDEVMARADLVKLLRRIHGRELFGQQINGYTWGEHELRFDVGEVAVGPFDLAQFTRELESAPEGDWHVLTVAEPRHRILVQVPTGGLGVNLASTTAGGGSVRASATGLSNAQVQVTINEDGTVDVRSEGYLVERALRLTDEGDRGDSYNFGPLAGDHPVDRPTSVNVSVLEAGPLRGRVRIDRTYQIPVGVDSADRDRRLPELVEQLVSTVVELRDTEDFVRVEISLTNRARDHRLRVLVPTGVSALTSSASAGQYGVTTRGRTGEGGWGEFPLPTFPATVFAHAGQTTVLLDKLTEYEVTDPGDDLALTLVRSVGMMSVNVHPLRDEPAGSEIPVPGAQYLDTTVVTRFAILPSPHGWEEAEAARHADLFRLRPLAIRGQAPVGTSSEVPEPAVTVATSGRVPLTSLRRVDAGWEARFVNYDYQDQELRLDTDREWEPVNLAGERLPGAVAQPIPASTIATFRTGR
- the glsA gene encoding glutaminase A, coding for MDLDVSDVRQQAATGLIPPEGEIMAALRGAYERALEHHEGQVADYIPALARADHEAFDLVVVDVEGNSYQQQGSGASFTIQSISKAFVYALVCERLGHERALELVGVNNTGLPFNSVIALELNHGHPMNPMVNAGALSTTSLVPGDNPTSQWEFILAGLSGFAGHQLTVDEEVFQSEMATNQRNMAIARLLQSYDRLDGDPDQVVEVYTRQCSVQVTAADLAVMGATLADGGVNPITKQRVVSAEVARDTLAVMAASGLYENSGLWLFDIGLPGKSGVAGGLVTVAPGKGGIGCYGPALDSAGNSVRGQIATAYLSRSLGLNIFASNPRPEGA
- a CDS encoding MFS transporter, which translates into the protein MSTTSPTQAVERASWVPMIGLFFAQVLMSFNVAALPVSLGGMVNDFGVPPTDVSTAIVMYGLVVAALVMVGAKIGQRVGWVLVFRIVVAIFAGSALMMILAPTVTWVILAQALAGASAAIIVPSLVALIAENYRGDQQATAIGSLGSARAFSGVSAFLIGGTLATVVGWRPVFMIVLGLAVVVFLFSFRLRSDHGDRSVVIDVVGAFLIGLGIMALTLGVNNLNGWGLLRARPSAPFEIGGLSPAPILIVLGVILVQAFFLWTRRRTARGQVPLVSLQVFRSSRERAAVYAMFIVVALEAALNFTVPLYIQIVQGRTPFDTSLAMLPFNLTVFFTAILVVRTYRRFTPRQIGMFSFTLTTVALIWLSFVVTNNWETLPTILGLFVFGVGQGALVTLVFNVLVTSAPKELAGDVGSVRGTTQNLASAVGTAIAGALLVGILSVNITTSLATSVDLPEDLVTQVDLDNTNFVSNDRLAEVLAETDATEAQVEAAIELNEGARLSALRSGLLILAAVSALAIIPASRLPKYKPHELPEPENVE
- a CDS encoding PTS glucose transporter subunit IIA, giving the protein MRLFARKRREEQENIHLVSPVTGTAIEMSEVPDPVFSQSILGPGFAVLPKDDEVVAPAGGTITSVADTSHAVYLTDPQGSQILVHLGLETVKLNGKHFQLLVSEGQEVQPGDPIARCDFAAIRAAGYQTPVLVCLINGAETVSDFDLATLGEVVAGQAVASARRTDR
- a CDS encoding PRD domain-containing protein, with protein sequence MVKSLNSSVVLVTDGTGHEWLLLGKGIGYGRRAGDQLDPRDADRVFVPLSYSGSPDYLQTLSFLTPERLQVTEEIVQEAERRLECTLDRYIYVALTDHLAFVLERAKSGSPVTPALGWEVQDLYPEEYAVSVDALSTIARHTGIQLPQEEAVSITLHLVNASQLRPDMPALARLSNFLDWFTSYLDQLNPEAEPKARARLVRHARLLFQRLMNQEALTEDVGELLSDYRRRHPAVMDQVDRVERQLKLKWQAELTDEERLHLALYLKPIIKPL